Genomic window (Oryza sativa Japonica Group chromosome 3, ASM3414082v1):
gcGGCTTGGCGCGACGCCGAGTGGTGCATCCCGTGATttcgccgacgtcttcgccgcCCGCGGGGCGGggggcagcagcaggaggaggaggaggaggaggggggaggcaTGGGGAACGCGagcgggcgggaggaggaccccgcggcggcggccggggaggggGACGTCGAGGACTCGTCGGTCCGGTCCTCGGAGCGCGGCTTCCCGCCGTACGGCGGAGGGGGCAACCACGTGCGGCGCGCGTGCTCGGTGGGCGTCGtcgggggcggcgggggcgccggATCGCCGCCCGGGAGCCCCGGCCGCTCCCTCTCGCCGCGGATGTTCGTGCCCCAGGTCAGATCACGAGATCCCGCGCCCTCCCCCTCCGTTTGGTGGCTCGTTCGGTTGGCCCAGTGGTTGTGCTCGGGCGCGTGCGTAGTTTTGCCGGGGATGTGGGTTGGGGTGATGTGGAGGTTCGACTGATTAGGTTGGTCTGGCTAGGTCCCAATGCGAGGACTGGTAGCGATCTAGAAGTGGCTCGGCGTTATCATAATTCACTTGTAAATTGGTGTTACCCTTTCTAGGATAAACTGTGTGATCTCTGTGCTAGAATAGGGAGAAGCATGTACCGTCACGGAATGTTGGTTGTTTGATTTGGATAATTAGATGCCTGCTTGCTAGTAGTTTATATGATTGTTTGTGACTACAATGCAGCAAAAAAATCATCTTCAATTCACTATCATGCTTGCAAACTTTGATTGGTTATTCCTATGTGGTACATCGTTCGAGATTAGCTCCTTGCCAAGACAGTTGAACTGTGCAGCTCAAAAGGGAGGCTTCACTGTGGTAAATTATAGTTGCTTGGTCttgtatttgaagaaaaaaaatcatgggtTTTGCTGTTTTATTTGAAGCTCTGGTCATGCTTACAAACTGAATGATTATTTGTAGTATTCTCACTTGTTCCTTGTCTTGTGATTAATTTAGATGGTGTAATGTTGATGAGGGAAGTTCGTGATGTGAATGATGTTTCCGTGGGTTCATTTCATATGGTTTGCTCTCATTTACAGCACTTTCAGATAACCTAAATAAATCGATgtttattttcaaaatgaaTTGGTCTTGTTTACTACAATCCTATGTTTAGTTGTGTTTAAAAATTCgatgttttcaaattttaaatgcACTGGATAGTATGTTTGGTTGGGGCCTGGCTACATAATGTATAACTTTTCTAATACTTCTGTTAGATTAGATTGATGTTCCGTTCACCTTCCATCAATTTTTCTAGAGCACCATCTGTTGTTCCTGAAGATGTATACAAACCTAATTTCCTTTTATGCTGTGTTTCTTGATGATCTTATTGCCCGTGAAATCTAAATTTGTAGTCCAAAACAATCTTTTTTTTACATGCTACTCAATTATTCATGTGAAATAGTAAAATTGTGATAGCATCTCCCTTCCATCATCAGTGCAACTGTGCAACATCCTGCACCACCTCACACACAAAGATATGCTTTATTATGTGAAATGACATTATTACAGTAGATAAGACACTGCCAAGGTATGCCATTTCTTTAATTAGTTCAAATACAGTATCAATATATAGTCACCAGTAAACGCAATTAAGAATTAGCTATTTATTGTTGCTTGAGCTGTTGTGTTGAATATTTTAGTACTGTTGCCATTTTATATCCCTTGGATTTTGTATGCTGTGCCACTGTTTCAACTACTGCGGTTGATTTCATAATACTAGCATATTAGTATTGGTGGTCATTGATCAACAGATTAATTTATGACTGATTGTCCCAAATAAGTAAATATGGGGAAAATATCTTCTTTATATTATAGAATTGTCTATAGTTTTTACCTAGATTTagtgaatctttttttttcttttccttgaaAATAGGTATGCacagttttttctttctttctgttCAACATGGCATTCAGGCCAGCAGTTCTATCACTTGCTTCATTCTTGTGGTATTCGTATTCCCCCATTGCTTACATTCTTGTGGTATTCGTATTCCCCCATTGCTTTCATATTTGCTCTTGCTGCTACTTGGGTAGTTTTTGTTCTAATCATTGGGCAAATGACAGTTCAGTTTTTTTACCTATACTCACAGGAGTGGTCTATCTTGCTGCATTTTCTTAAATATGTATACGTGTGCAAACTCTAGATCTATGATTTACATTCTTCTTATGTTTCCATATTTCTTTCACATTATTTTTGCTTCAAATTGGACTACTCTGTTCAGCAACACGAATGGTAGTTCcattatttttccttttgtgaCACGACGGTTCTAACTTTGGCATGTTATATTCTTTCATTCATATGGCACCAATTTTGTGTGGTCTGTAATCATATTATAGAATGCGATTGGTGTACATCATAGCTTGTATGACGAGTATACTTGTTATAGGAATATTTTATATTCTGACAATACTTTACTGCTTATGTCTTGATTGCATGTGTTCCAAGATCATTTTTCCATCTGATATAGGTTTTAGTAACTCTTACAAATCACACCATGCCCAAATACAATTTTGACCATGATATTTCTGGGCATGCTATTTGGTTCATTTCTCATCTCTTTACTCCAAAAGTTCTCTGGTATACTGTTGTCCAACGTAAATTTTGTCATCTGTTTTGTTCAGAATGATTAATAGGTTTTAATGTGTTGAGTAAGAACTTTGTCAGTATATTGACTACTACAATATTGCAGACACCTGTGCCTCCACTCCAAAGAGCAGCTGATGTAACTCCAGTGTTCAACCGGATCTTAATGAATGAACAAGAAGAGGAATTTGATGGCCCCCCTCAAAAGGAAATTCCTGTCTTGATCGTGTGGACGCTTGGAGGAAAAAATGTATCTGTTGAAGGATCCTGGGATAACTGGAAATCAAGGTATAGCAATCAACTTTAAATCTCTTTTGGTAAAAGGGCAGCATCAGAATACAAGAACTTGATTCTGATAGTGTTTATATGTACATTTCAGGAAACCCATGCAGAAATCTGGGAAAGATCATTCGCTCCTGTTGATACTTCCATCGGGAGTTTATCGTTACAGATTTGTTGTAGATGGAGAAAGGAAATGTCTTCCTGATCTTCCTTGTGAAACTGATATCATGGGCAACGCTGTTAACCTTCTTGATGTTCATGTGAGTATATTGTTCTTTTGCACCAGCGATCTGAATTATGGTCACTGACAATAGAAAAATGCTAGTTTTGATGATGA
Coding sequences:
- the LOC4332663 gene encoding SNF1-related protein kinase regulatory subunit beta-1 gives rise to the protein MGNASGREEDPAAAAGEGDVEDSSVRSSERGFPPYGGGGNHVRRACSVGVVGGGGGAGSPPGSPGRSLSPRMFVPQTPVPPLQRAADVTPVFNRILMNEQEEEFDGPPQKEIPVLIVWTLGGKNVSVEGSWDNWKSRKPMQKSGKDHSLLLILPSGVYRYRFVVDGERKCLPDLPCETDIMGNAVNLLDVHDFVPESVESVAEFEPPPSPDSSYSIQAPEEKDFSKEPPVLPSQLHLGVLNSQNSDESCARPQHIVLNHLFIEKGWGAHPLVALGLTHRFESKYVTVVLYKPIER